A window from Nitrospirota bacterium encodes these proteins:
- a CDS encoding adenylate kinase, translating into MRLVLLGAPGAGKGTQAKKLIEKYGIPQISTGDLLRKAVADGTSLGKEAKAYMDKGELVPDSVVLGMVKERLDQPDAREGFILDGFPRNTAQAKALDEMLGGMGMPLDGAISVDVPSGDLMKRLTGRRTCKQCGQMYNVYFNPPRKEGVCDNCGGELFQRDDDREETIRKRLEVYEAQTAPLAEYYKDKGILKSVDGTGSIEEIFERMTAAVG; encoded by the coding sequence ATGAGGCTTGTTCTTTTAGGGGCACCCGGTGCAGGCAAAGGCACCCAGGCAAAGAAGCTCATAGAAAAATACGGAATTCCGCAGATTTCCACCGGCGACCTCCTCAGAAAGGCGGTGGCCGACGGCACGTCGCTGGGCAAGGAGGCCAAGGCCTACATGGACAAGGGCGAGCTGGTGCCGGACTCCGTGGTGCTGGGCATGGTCAAGGAGCGGCTCGACCAGCCCGACGCCCGGGAGGGGTTCATCCTGGACGGCTTCCCGCGCAACACGGCCCAGGCGAAGGCCCTGGACGAGATGCTCGGGGGGATGGGCATGCCCCTGGACGGGGCCATCAGCGTGGACGTTCCCAGCGGAGACCTCATGAAGCGGCTCACCGGAAGGCGCACGTGCAAGCAGTGCGGCCAGATGTACAACGTCTATTTCAATCCGCCCCGGAAGGAAGGGGTCTGCGACAACTGCGGCGGAGAGCTCTTCCAGCGGGACGATGACAGGGAAGAGACCATCCGCAAGCGCCTCGAGGTCTACGAGGCCCAGACGGCCCCCCTTGCGGAGTATTACAAGGACAAGGGCATCCTCAAGTCGGTGGACGGCACGGGCAGCATCGAGGAGATTTTCGAGCGGATGACCGCCGCCGTCGGA
- a CDS encoding XTP/dITP diphosphatase — protein MREIVLATRNRRKLEEVSRILRGLAVRLLSLEEFPGVPEVQEDQESFRGNALKKARAVARATARDALADDSGLEVYALGGAPGVRSARYAGQGASDRDNNAKLLRELAETLEEERGARFLCVLALASPDGRARTFEGSVEGRIARAPAGESGFGYDPLFIPRGERRTFAQMGPAEKDAMSHRGRALALLREHLEEKT, from the coding sequence ATGCGGGAAATCGTCCTTGCCACCCGTAACAGAAGGAAGCTCGAGGAGGTCTCCCGCATCCTCCGGGGCCTGGCGGTCCGCCTTCTGAGCCTCGAGGAGTTCCCCGGCGTGCCGGAGGTGCAGGAGGACCAGGAAAGCTTCAGGGGCAACGCCCTCAAGAAGGCCCGGGCGGTGGCCCGGGCCACCGCCCGGGACGCCCTGGCCGACGACTCGGGCCTGGAGGTCTATGCCCTGGGCGGCGCTCCCGGGGTGCGCTCCGCCCGCTATGCCGGCCAGGGGGCTTCCGACAGGGACAACAACGCCAAACTTCTCAGGGAGCTGGCCGAGACCCTGGAGGAGGAGCGGGGCGCCCGCTTCCTCTGTGTCCTGGCCCTGGCCTCTCCCGACGGCCGGGCCCGCACCTTCGAGGGCTCGGTGGAGGGCAGAATCGCCCGCGCCCCGGCCGGCGAGAGCGGCTTCGGGTACGACCCCTTGTTCATCCCCCGGGGGGAGAGGCGGACCTTCGCCCAGATGGGCCCGGCGGAAAAGGACGCCATGAGCCACCGGGGGCGCGCCCTGGCCCTCCTGAGGGAGCACCTGGAGGAGAAAACGTAG